The stretch of DNA GAACGACACAACCCTGTGTGAATATTGACTCGCCAGGCGGCTAAAATGCCCATTGTTGGCACCAAGGTCGCCTAATAAGGATACCTTTTTTCCGAGATTTTTAAGGTAGCTTTCAATAAGGTCCTGCTTACCTTGCATTGACGTTTTGGAGTAGTTGGTATGGTCATAATAGTCACCCCATTCGGTATTAGCCGATGACCATCGCAAGCCTTCGACATAAGACTTCAAATTAGTGATGAGTGCCCCAAGTTTGGTGATGTCCATTTTCGAATTCACTTTCGCCATACGCTGGCTACCATCGTCTCCACTCGCGCTATAGTGAGATTGCATTTTTGAATGCAGATGAATATGTGACAAAGTATTGAAGCTAAACCAAGTGCACAATGGCAGTAAGCGGCTGGCCAAATCGAGTGGTATTCCGTCGATGAAGAGTTCAGCCATACGGCCCAATCGATGATCACAGTATTTCTTCAACAACAAAGGCGCCAAAAAATGTTGGCAAAACTGACGGTATGCGGCCCAAGGCCCTTGCTTGTACTGGGTAAATGAAAGAGTGTCGATAAGAATCGGTCTACCTTCGTAAAACTGAATGTTAAACGCACTGGCATCTTTGAGTGTAAAACCAAAATCTAAGGCTAATAATTGAATATTTAAGGTCAACTTAGCAGCATCCTGGAGCTGACTAAAACTCCACTCATATGGGTAGGTAAGATAAGGGATCAGAACAGGTTTAATGACTTTATGCACGTTATCCCTGCAATGCTCATCAAGGTTCACCTCTTCATGGTCAACGATATACCCTTTATTGACGAGTGCTTGATGCAGGCCACTGTCAACATAAGCATCAAACTCCTCTTTATATGATGAGTTAACTTGTCGATACAAACTACCTTGCTTGCTGAAGATAAAACCACTGTTATCTCGGAACGAAGCGCTATGTACCTCTATACCATCCATAAAAAGTAACTCACTATTTAATAAGATAAATAATCTGATACCCACAACTATAGTTCATTTGCAATTTGCTCAATGGTAAATGTCTGACTATATTCAGTGAGAACCCCATTTAACTTACTTGCAGCTCTGGAGAGTTCAAAATGGAACACAACCAGATAGGGAAAAAAATTATTTATTTAGCCTTATTGGCTACGATAAGTACCCCCGCTTACGCTTATTTGGACCCAGGCACTGGGAGTATAATTTTTCAAGCTATTATAGCGTCTGTCGTCATGGGGTTTGCCACTATAAGACTCTGGTGGGATAAATTTCTCAGCCTATTCAGTTCGCGTAAAAGTGACAAAGAATCTAATCAAAAAAATACCGAAAGTGAAGAGATCGTAGTAACCGATAAAGAAAATAAAAGCTAAATGGAAGATATCAAAAAAAAGAGGTCTATAGACGCGTTTATTGACTTTGTGACATTTATTAAGCCACAACACCATAGCCATTATGGAAGATATTCTAAGGCAAACTCACTAAAAATTGGTGAATCCTAATATGAGTAACGTTATATTAGGATTGAATACTGTTTACCCGTTTCGCACTAGCAACACCGCTAATGAGAAAGCTTACATTTTAACAAGAAAATAAAAATAACTAAGTCCCTCAACATTGTTAGAGATAGCTCCCTTGAGAAAGTTTAAGTCATGGTTGTTGATGAGAATTGATTATTATGTGGACAGCAAGGAAAGTGTTAGTGAGTTTGGAGGGGGGCTCCATGTTATCACAGTATATTTCGTTGTATTATTCAGGCTTGAATGATGGCTTCAATGTTTGGTTTACCAATGCGCACTTGTTGCGGTGGTCATAAAAAGAACAGCCCTATGTGACTTTGCTGTTCTCTTTATCCAAGGCCAGATTAACTGTTTGTCAGCTCTTTTAGCATGTCTAATGCAACGGCTTCAGCAATACTGATGCCGTCGATACCCGCCGATAAAATCCCGCCAGCATAACCAGCGCCTTCACCTGCAGGGTACAAACCTTTGGTATTAATACTCTGGTAATCTGCACCACGTTTTATTTGCACTGGTGAAGAGGTACGCGTTTCAACGCCGGTTAACATGGCATCTTTACTATCAAACCCACGAATTTTCTTACCGAACGCCGGCAGTGCTTCACGGATTGCATCAATAGCGAATTGTGGTAACGCATCGCTTAAATCGGTCATTTTTACATTAGGCTTATAAGAGGGCACTACGTTTTCAAACGGCTTACCACTACCTGCCGCTAAAAAGTCACCGACCATTTGTGCAGGGGCATCGTAATTGCTGCCACCCATAACATAGGCATTGCGCTCTAATTGACGCTGCAGTGCAATACCTTGCAATGGATCGTTATCAAAATCACTTGGATTAATCCCCACCACAATGGCGCTGTTGGCATTACGTTCGCTACGCGAGTATTGACTCATACCATTGGTAACAACAGCGTGTTCTTCTGACGTTGCTGCCACAACCACACCACCAGGACACATACAAAAGCTGTATACACTGCGACCACTTTTACAATGATGCACTAACTTGTAATCTGCAGCGCCTAACATTGGGTGGCCTGCGTTAGTGCCAAAGCGGTCTTTATCGATCATCTCTTGTTTGTGTTCAATACGGAAACCAATTGAAAATGACTGCGCTTGCATATACACGCCTTTGTCATGCAACATTTGGAACGTATCGCGAGCACTGTGACCAATTGCAGCAATGACATGCTTAGAATGCAATACTTCGCCATTTCTAAGCGTGACACCGGTGACTTGACGATCGCTAACATTGATTTCGTCAACACGAGTCTCAAAACGAACTTCACCGCCTAATCGAATGATTTCTCTGCGCATTTTTTCCACCATAGTGACCAACTTAAAGGTACCTATGTGGGGTTTGCTGACATAAATAATTTCAGCAGGTGCGCCAGCGGCAACAAATTCTTGTTTTACTTTTAAGCCTTTAAAACCAGGATCTTTGACTTGGCTGTATAACTTACCGTCAGAGAACGTGCCTGCGCCACCTTCTCCAAATTGCACATTTGATTCGGTGTTTAGCTCACTGGTACGCCAAAAACGGAAAGTATCTTTAGCACGTTCGTGTACTGACTTACCGCGCTCTAAAATAATCGGCTTAAAGCCCATTTGCGCCAACATAAGTCCGACAAACAAGCCACATGGGCCCATGCCAATCACCAATGGTCGTTCCGTTAATCCTTCTGGCGCACTGGCAACATATTTATAATCGGTATCTGGCGAAACTCGGATGTTATGATCATCCTCAAGCGAGGCCAATAATGCCGTTTCGTCTACATCGGTTAATGTCACATCCAATGTATAAATTAAGGAAATTAAATTCTTTTTTCGGGCATCGTAGCCACGCTTAAACACATGTATGTCAACCAGCT from Shewanella sp. Choline-02u-19 encodes:
- a CDS encoding class I SAM-dependent methyltransferase → MDGIEVHSASFRDNSGFIFSKQGSLYRQVNSSYKEEFDAYVDSGLHQALVNKGYIVDHEEVNLDEHCRDNVHKVIKPVLIPYLTYPYEWSFSQLQDAAKLTLNIQLLALDFGFTLKDASAFNIQFYEGRPILIDTLSFTQYKQGPWAAYRQFCQHFLAPLLLKKYCDHRLGRMAELFIDGIPLDLASRLLPLCTWFSFNTLSHIHLHSKMQSHYSASGDDGSQRMAKVNSKMDITKLGALITNLKSYVEGLRWSSANTEWGDYYDHTNYSKTSMQGKQDLIESYLKNLGKKVSLLGDLGANNGHFSRLASQYSHRVVSFDFDELAVERNYLKARAEGDTKLLPVVLDLFNPSPSIGWGNEERSSFVYREKFDVIIALALIHHLAISNNVPLNKIITLLHNLVTDCLIIEFVPKTDSQVEHLLSTREDIFPDYHEQGFEQALQGYFTVTSKDKVPDSNRMLYCLKRN
- a CDS encoding NAD(P)/FAD-dependent oxidoreductase → MIRLNQVKLPLDHNEDALQDTVLQKLSISAEQLVDIHVFKRGYDARKKNLISLIYTLDVTLTDVDETALLASLEDDHNIRVSPDTDYKYVASAPEGLTERPLVIGMGPCGLFVGLMLAQMGFKPIILERGKSVHERAKDTFRFWRTSELNTESNVQFGEGGAGTFSDGKLYSQVKDPGFKGLKVKQEFVAAGAPAEIIYVSKPHIGTFKLVTMVEKMRREIIRLGGEVRFETRVDEINVSDRQVTGVTLRNGEVLHSKHVIAAIGHSARDTFQMLHDKGVYMQAQSFSIGFRIEHKQEMIDKDRFGTNAGHPMLGAADYKLVHHCKSGRSVYSFCMCPGGVVVAATSEEHAVVTNGMSQYSRSERNANSAIVVGINPSDFDNDPLQGIALQRQLERNAYVMGGSNYDAPAQMVGDFLAAGSGKPFENVVPSYKPNVKMTDLSDALPQFAIDAIREALPAFGKKIRGFDSKDAMLTGVETRTSSPVQIKRGADYQSINTKGLYPAGEGAGYAGGILSAGIDGISIAEAVALDMLKELTNS